In Gambusia affinis linkage group LG08, SWU_Gaff_1.0, whole genome shotgun sequence, a single window of DNA contains:
- the si:ch211-106e7.2 gene encoding uncharacterized protein si:ch211-106e7.2 isoform X2 produces the protein MHSFALVNVPTHQIGQSSQTSQAATQPYQGGVWSANATQQYVTGNGGVQPSHGTNFVLQNGANPSRQMSNWQSSDTTYLAAQLKNASHFKDDALFQIILRQQQQEQHRLNNLQKVTLSMTNTVISQPAPMQNSHQNGVDHSQHSTAVTNATYAQQSMSVLCKQTVSFDEVQMNRTRNASHLQQSLTQQAFHPAAKGGMTRPISSYTAAPSLLYDQTINANKTLAGAIHNGQAHVSSNQIHRPHFSQGGCSQNYTSSCGMATSQTFKDNSVATRCTSSNAQTTHPLLVHQLNQQPSTQSNPSYNNYRSFRNVNLLNESNFLSKRNDPPPSYKSPHYSIVSRRSNQSNQTATVVNYENPSLNGSQSLSLQSGQPWPQGVKSRAQKIANASFQQNSLANVVLPRYTSGNRGGSSPVVDISETVTKRFPIDSLSNSSQGYERALLQRGECQAVVVSHSNKDVGMPSPFKQNESCSSSISGHTGIRAVAVVPPLSQEEPNSPASAEPCKSVDDAEKTRISPYVATICEATPESEESSQTQVITNKADSEPESSTQTPESDNHESVVERVSQESVSQTGSGKQTEVATPQSPPVHELSLLPTKSWTAEDLTKLIMVMEAEPKQTGISEVSTLVKIVMIMWNKNIGAMLHGYKENLKTSFISEKFCNAHIKQDTSILTQVSPDFKDQLKRYKILKEGEVYSEPPFRSLWLNANDQLDDIDKEFGFPWALKRHLYVDETATDDAETFENVPEQAASESVNKVLPPTECAVVDLTEQAASESVNKVLPLTECEVVDLTEESESPQNLIASPQEPSGKDSCDLSYLFKIKVLPPEEAKVIFEQVQKDNHSSFNCGKETDASGSEQRGGSEDMDTTINDPKPKKSSDNQLEEICCLARFIEMNSGLGKLSSKCQCRDKQNANEGTIDILKPDPDCLPIVQKVVIHQTDTQNGPDLSINLSQIIDLTDDNDDQLFSFYDKESDPIFQTCSQSNAVGVSNQEAAELSADSSSPEERHEFVFEERESELDHAQEKLPSTGAVQSSDPMCGTQLTKFDPSNFIETNKLTQCFNQKEICEQAPLTSDDQAESPSENKTQVNDATSQTSLNLVINRIKTEKRQRNLDQYFQTLKKRKCRLPVASDTDHNSEAQESASEGKTVELVLYGAGQPEKSSPSSKDDVLVSSQIKASYEKLKPPEILSVKLDPLGMDSSPADPTRDYSIKQLIYEKWRSSIPTMSGSGFFRHKNKLKRQTSLPAVISKESTKEQAQTISPKLRFSDRTKKFIQSLKKKKRRALADRLTREETKRRRYSVTLERPEHQQGGETSDKKPVHDNIVLKFNVLPNTFNLADGPVETEEAAEPVPDKLKPVEEKDTFYKKGAAKATWYPSEPKQYKPLCVSKNVSLFHEYQKKYKEKTCTLTDD, from the exons atgcATTCCTTTGCACTGGTCAATGTGCCGACTCATCAGATTGGGCAGTCATCTCAAACCTCACAAGCTGCTACCCAACCATACCAAGGTGGAGTTTGGTCTGCAAACGCCACACAGCAGTACGTGACGGGGAATGGAGGAGTACAACCGTCTCACGGCACTAATTTTGTCCTGCAGAATGGAGCAAACCCTAGCAGACAAATGTCAAATTGGCAGAGCTCTGATACTACTTATCTGGCGGCTCAGTTGAAAAATGCTTCACATTTCAAGGACGATGCCCTTTTCCAAATAATTCttaggcagcagcagcaggagcagcataGATTAAACAATTTACAAAAGGTGACTCTTTCTATGACAAACACTGTCATATCTCAGCCAGCCCCAATGCAAAACTCTCACCAAAATGGAGTGGACCACAGTCAACATAGTACTGCTGTCACAAACGCCACCTATGCCCAACAAAGCATGTCGGTGCTCTGCAAACAGACAGTTTCCTTTGATGAGGTTCAGATGAACAGGACCAGGAATGCTTCACATCTTCAACAAAGCTTGACCCAGCAGGCTTTTCATCCAGCTGCAAAAGGAGGAATGACCAGACCCATTTCATCATACACTGCTGCTCCCTCACTTCTGTATGACCAGACGATCAATGCCAACAAAACACTAGCTGGAGCTATTCATAATGGTCAAGCTCATGTGTCTTCTAATCAAATTCACAGACCACATTTCTCTCAGGGTGGATGCTCTCAAAACTATACATCAAGCTGTGGAATGGCAACCTCTCAGACATTTAAAGACAATAGTGTTGCTACTCGGTGTACATCCTCAAATGCTCAGACTACACATCCTTTGCTTGTACATCAACTAAATCAGCAACCTTCAACTCAGAGCAATCCTTCGTATAACAACTACAGAAGTTTCAGGAATGTAAACTTATTGAatgaaagtaattttctttcaaaaagaaatgatcCCCCTCCTTCGTACAAGAGCCCACATTATTCCATTGTGTCCAGAAGGTCTAATCAAAGTAACCAAACTGCAACCGTAGTTAATTATGAAAATCCCAGCTTGAATGGTAGCCAATCTTTATCCCTCCAGTCTGGACAGCCTTGGCCTCAAGGCGTTAAGTCAAGAGCACAGAAAATTGCAAATGCATCATTTCAGCAAAACTCATTAGCAAATGTTGTCCTCCCCCGTTATACATCAGGGAACAGGGGAGGAAGCAGCCCGGTAGTTGACATCAGTGAAACTGTAACTAAAAGATTTCCCATCGATTCCCTGAGTAATTCATCACAAGGATATGAGAGAGCGTTATTGCAGAGAGGCGAGTGTCAAGCTGTTGTAGTAAGCCATTCAAATAAGGATGTTGGAATGCCTTCGCcattcaaacaaaatgaaagctgttCCTCCTCTATCTCTGGTCATACCGGCATAAGAGCCGTTGCAGTTGTTCCCCCATTGTCGCAGGAGGAGCCTAATTCTCCTGCCTCTGCTGAGCCTTGCAAATCTGTGGatgatgcagaaaaaacaaggatTTCACCCTATGTAGCTACAATTTGTGAGGCCACACCTGAAAGCGAGGAATCTAGTCAGACTCAAGTGATCACCAACAAAGCAGACTCGGAACCAGAAAGTTCGACTCAAACACCAGAGAGTGATAATCATGAATCGGTTGTTGAAAGGGTTTCACAAGAGTCAGTAAGTCAAACTGGttctggaaaacaaactgaagtggCTACACCTCAATCACCACCTGTTCATGAACTTTCTCTGCTCCCAACAAAATCTTGGACTGCTGAGGATCTGACCAAATTAATAATGGTGATGGAAGCTGAACCCAAGCAAACGGGCATTTCTGAGGTGTCGACTCTTGTCAAAATAGTTATGATaatgtggaataaaaatattggaGCAATGCTTCATGGCTATAAGGAAAACTTGaaaaccagttttatttcagaaaaattctGTAATGCACACATCAAGCAGGACACTTCTATACTCACACAAGTTAGCCCTGACTTTAAGGACCAACTCAAACGGTACAAAATCCTCAAGGAAGGTGAGGTCTACTCAGAACCTCCTTTCAGATCTTTGTGGTTGAATGCCAATGATCAGCTTGATGACATAGATAAGGAGTTTGGCTTCCCTTGGGCTTTGAAGCGACATCTTTATGTGGACGAAACCGCAACCGACGATGCTGAGACTTTCGAAAACGTTCCTGAACAAGCTGCCAGTGAGTCAGTAAACAAAG TTTTGCCTCCAACAGAGTGTGCAGTAGTTGATTTGACTGAACAAGCTGCCAGTGAGTCAGTAAACAAAGTTTTGCCTCTAACAGAGTGTGAAGTAGTTGATTTGACTGAAGAAAGTGAATCCCCCCAGAACCTTATTGCTTCCCCACAGGAGCCGTCGGGGAAAGATTCCTGTGACTTGAGCtacttgtttaaaataaaggttttgcCTCCAGAGGAAGCAAAAGTCATCTTTGAGCAAGTGCAGAAAGACAATCATTCAAGCTTTAACTGTGGAAAAGAAACTGATGCAAGTGGCTCTGAGCAGAGAGGGGGATCTGAAGATATGGATACCACAATAAATGATCCCAAACCAAAGAAATCTTCAGACAATCAGCTGGAAGAGATTTGCTGCCTTGCAAGATTTATAGAAATGAACTCAGGACTAGGCAAACTCTCCTCCAAATGCCAATGcagagacaaacaaaatgcGAATGAAGGCACCATTGATATTCTTAAACCTGATCCTGACTGCTTACCAATCGTCCAGAAGGTTGTTATTCATCAAACTGATACTCAAAATGGCCCTGATCTGTCCATTAACCTTAGTCAGATAATTGATTTGACTGACGACAATGATGaccaacttttttctttttatgataaAGAATCAGACCCAATTTTCCAGACCTGCAGCCAGTCAAATGCTGTTGGTGTAAGCAACCAGGAGGCGGCGGAACTTTCTGCTGATTCTTCCTCTCCAGAAGAGAGGCATGAGTTTGTATTTGAGGAGAGAGAATCTGAGTTGGACCATGCACAAGAAAAGCTGCCATCAACAGGAGCTGTGCAGTCGAGTGATCCAATGTGTGGTACCCAGCTAACCAAATTTGATCCTTCcaattttattgaaacaaataaactaaCTCAGTGTTTTAACCAGAAAGAAATCTGCGAACAAGCTCCTTTAACATCTGACGACCAGGCTGAATCaccttcagaaaacaaaactcaagtTAATGACGCCACCAGCCAGACATCCTTGAACCTTGTCATTAATAggataaaaacagagaagagaCAAAGGAATCTTGACCAATATTTCCAAACTCTAAAGAAACGTAAATGTAGACTGCCTGTTGCCTCAGATACAGATCACAACTCCGAAGCTCAAGAGTCAGCctctgaaggaaaaactgtAGAATTGGTGTTGTACGGAGCTGGGCAACCAGAGAAGAGTTCTCCATCCAGCAAAGACGATGTCCTGGTTTCTTCTCAAATAAAAGCATCGTATGAAAAACTCAAACCTCCTGAAATTCTGTCTGTGAAATTAGACCCTTTGGGAATGGACTCCTCTCCAGCTGATCCCACAAGGGACTACTCAATCAAACAgcttatttatgaaaaatggaGGAGCAGTATTCCAACTATGAGTGGATCAGGTTTTTTTcggcacaaaaacaaactgaaaaggCAAACCAGTTTGCCTGCTGTAATTTCCAAGGAGAGCACAAAAGAGCAGGCACAGACAATCTCCCCTAAACTGAGATTCTCTGATAGAACTAAAAAGTTCATTCAGagtttaaagaagaagaaaaggagggcCCTCGCAGATCGCCTTACACGggaagaaacaaagagaaggCGCTACAGTGTCACCCTTGAGAGGCCTGAACATCAGCAGGGAGGTGAAACCAGTGACAAGAAGCCGGTCCATGACAATATTGTCTTGAAGTTCAATGTCCTGCCAAACACCTTTAACTTGGCAGATGGGCCTGTTGAGACGGAGGAGGCAGCTGAACCTGTTCCAG ataAGTTGAAACCAGTAGaagaaaaagatacattttataAGAAAGGTGCagcaaaag CAACCTGGTATCCAAGTGAACCAAAGCAATACAAGCCACTATGCGTCTCTAAGAATGTCAGCCTCTTCCATGAGTATCAGAAGAAATACAAGGAGAAGACATGCACATTGACAGATGATTGA
- the si:ch211-106e7.2 gene encoding uncharacterized protein si:ch211-106e7.2 isoform X1, with protein MHSFALVNVPTHQIGQSSQTSQAATQPYQGGVWSANATQQYVTGNGGVQPSHGTNFVLQNGANPSRQMSNWQSSDTTYLAAQLKNASHFKDDALFQIILRQQQQEQHRLNNLQKVTLSMTNTVISQPAPMQNSHQNGVDHSQHSTAVTNATYAQQSMSVLCKQTVSFDEVQMNRTRNASHLQQSLTQQAFHPAAKGGMTRPISSYTAAPSLLYDQTINANKTLAGAIHNGQAHVSSNQIHRPHFSQGGCSQNYTSSCGMATSQTFKDNSVATRCTSSNAQTTHPLLVHQLNQQPSTQSNPSYNNYRSFRNVNLLNESNFLSKRNDPPPSYKSPHYSIVSRRSNQSNQTATVVNYENPSLNGSQSLSLQSGQPWPQGVKSRAQKIANASFQQNSLANVVLPRYTSGNRGGSSPVVDISETVTKRFPIDSLSNSSQGYERALLQRGECQAVVVSHSNKDVGMPSPFKQNESCSSSISGHTGIRAVAVVPPLSQEEPNSPASAEPCKSVDDAEKTRISPYVATICEATPESEESSQTQVITNKADSEPESSTQTPESDNHESVVERVSQESVSQTGSGKQTEVATPQSPPVHELSLLPTKSWTAEDLTKLIMVMEAEPKQTGISEVSTLVKIVMIMWNKNIGAMLHGYKENLKTSFISEKFCNAHIKQDTSILTQVSPDFKDQLKRYKILKEGEVYSEPPFRSLWLNANDQLDDIDKEFGFPWALKRHLYVDETATDDAETFENVPEQAASESVNKVLPPTECAVVDLTEQAASESVNKVLPPTECAVVDLTEQAASESVNKVLPLTECEVVDLTEESESPQNLIASPQEPSGKDSCDLSYLFKIKVLPPEEAKVIFEQVQKDNHSSFNCGKETDASGSEQRGGSEDMDTTINDPKPKKSSDNQLEEICCLARFIEMNSGLGKLSSKCQCRDKQNANEGTIDILKPDPDCLPIVQKVVIHQTDTQNGPDLSINLSQIIDLTDDNDDQLFSFYDKESDPIFQTCSQSNAVGVSNQEAAELSADSSSPEERHEFVFEERESELDHAQEKLPSTGAVQSSDPMCGTQLTKFDPSNFIETNKLTQCFNQKEICEQAPLTSDDQAESPSENKTQVNDATSQTSLNLVINRIKTEKRQRNLDQYFQTLKKRKCRLPVASDTDHNSEAQESASEGKTVELVLYGAGQPEKSSPSSKDDVLVSSQIKASYEKLKPPEILSVKLDPLGMDSSPADPTRDYSIKQLIYEKWRSSIPTMSGSGFFRHKNKLKRQTSLPAVISKESTKEQAQTISPKLRFSDRTKKFIQSLKKKKRRALADRLTREETKRRRYSVTLERPEHQQGGETSDKKPVHDNIVLKFNVLPNTFNLADGPVETEEAAEPVPDKLKPVEEKDTFYKKGAAKATWYPSEPKQYKPLCVSKNVSLFHEYQKKYKEKTCTLTDD; from the exons atgcATTCCTTTGCACTGGTCAATGTGCCGACTCATCAGATTGGGCAGTCATCTCAAACCTCACAAGCTGCTACCCAACCATACCAAGGTGGAGTTTGGTCTGCAAACGCCACACAGCAGTACGTGACGGGGAATGGAGGAGTACAACCGTCTCACGGCACTAATTTTGTCCTGCAGAATGGAGCAAACCCTAGCAGACAAATGTCAAATTGGCAGAGCTCTGATACTACTTATCTGGCGGCTCAGTTGAAAAATGCTTCACATTTCAAGGACGATGCCCTTTTCCAAATAATTCttaggcagcagcagcaggagcagcataGATTAAACAATTTACAAAAGGTGACTCTTTCTATGACAAACACTGTCATATCTCAGCCAGCCCCAATGCAAAACTCTCACCAAAATGGAGTGGACCACAGTCAACATAGTACTGCTGTCACAAACGCCACCTATGCCCAACAAAGCATGTCGGTGCTCTGCAAACAGACAGTTTCCTTTGATGAGGTTCAGATGAACAGGACCAGGAATGCTTCACATCTTCAACAAAGCTTGACCCAGCAGGCTTTTCATCCAGCTGCAAAAGGAGGAATGACCAGACCCATTTCATCATACACTGCTGCTCCCTCACTTCTGTATGACCAGACGATCAATGCCAACAAAACACTAGCTGGAGCTATTCATAATGGTCAAGCTCATGTGTCTTCTAATCAAATTCACAGACCACATTTCTCTCAGGGTGGATGCTCTCAAAACTATACATCAAGCTGTGGAATGGCAACCTCTCAGACATTTAAAGACAATAGTGTTGCTACTCGGTGTACATCCTCAAATGCTCAGACTACACATCCTTTGCTTGTACATCAACTAAATCAGCAACCTTCAACTCAGAGCAATCCTTCGTATAACAACTACAGAAGTTTCAGGAATGTAAACTTATTGAatgaaagtaattttctttcaaaaagaaatgatcCCCCTCCTTCGTACAAGAGCCCACATTATTCCATTGTGTCCAGAAGGTCTAATCAAAGTAACCAAACTGCAACCGTAGTTAATTATGAAAATCCCAGCTTGAATGGTAGCCAATCTTTATCCCTCCAGTCTGGACAGCCTTGGCCTCAAGGCGTTAAGTCAAGAGCACAGAAAATTGCAAATGCATCATTTCAGCAAAACTCATTAGCAAATGTTGTCCTCCCCCGTTATACATCAGGGAACAGGGGAGGAAGCAGCCCGGTAGTTGACATCAGTGAAACTGTAACTAAAAGATTTCCCATCGATTCCCTGAGTAATTCATCACAAGGATATGAGAGAGCGTTATTGCAGAGAGGCGAGTGTCAAGCTGTTGTAGTAAGCCATTCAAATAAGGATGTTGGAATGCCTTCGCcattcaaacaaaatgaaagctgttCCTCCTCTATCTCTGGTCATACCGGCATAAGAGCCGTTGCAGTTGTTCCCCCATTGTCGCAGGAGGAGCCTAATTCTCCTGCCTCTGCTGAGCCTTGCAAATCTGTGGatgatgcagaaaaaacaaggatTTCACCCTATGTAGCTACAATTTGTGAGGCCACACCTGAAAGCGAGGAATCTAGTCAGACTCAAGTGATCACCAACAAAGCAGACTCGGAACCAGAAAGTTCGACTCAAACACCAGAGAGTGATAATCATGAATCGGTTGTTGAAAGGGTTTCACAAGAGTCAGTAAGTCAAACTGGttctggaaaacaaactgaagtggCTACACCTCAATCACCACCTGTTCATGAACTTTCTCTGCTCCCAACAAAATCTTGGACTGCTGAGGATCTGACCAAATTAATAATGGTGATGGAAGCTGAACCCAAGCAAACGGGCATTTCTGAGGTGTCGACTCTTGTCAAAATAGTTATGATaatgtggaataaaaatattggaGCAATGCTTCATGGCTATAAGGAAAACTTGaaaaccagttttatttcagaaaaattctGTAATGCACACATCAAGCAGGACACTTCTATACTCACACAAGTTAGCCCTGACTTTAAGGACCAACTCAAACGGTACAAAATCCTCAAGGAAGGTGAGGTCTACTCAGAACCTCCTTTCAGATCTTTGTGGTTGAATGCCAATGATCAGCTTGATGACATAGATAAGGAGTTTGGCTTCCCTTGGGCTTTGAAGCGACATCTTTATGTGGACGAAACCGCAACCGACGATGCTGAGACTTTCGAAAACGTTCCTGAACAAGCTGCCAGTGAGTCAGTAAACAAAGTTTTGCCTCCAACAGAGTGTGCAGTAGTTGATTTGACTGAACAAGCTGCCAGTGAGTCAGTAAACAAAGTTTTGCCTCCAACAGAGTGTGCAGTAGTTGATTTGACTGAACAAGCTGCCAGTGAGTCAGTAAACAAAGTTTTGCCTCTAACAGAGTGTGAAGTAGTTGATTTGACTGAAGAAAGTGAATCCCCCCAGAACCTTATTGCTTCCCCACAGGAGCCGTCGGGGAAAGATTCCTGTGACTTGAGCtacttgtttaaaataaaggttttgcCTCCAGAGGAAGCAAAAGTCATCTTTGAGCAAGTGCAGAAAGACAATCATTCAAGCTTTAACTGTGGAAAAGAAACTGATGCAAGTGGCTCTGAGCAGAGAGGGGGATCTGAAGATATGGATACCACAATAAATGATCCCAAACCAAAGAAATCTTCAGACAATCAGCTGGAAGAGATTTGCTGCCTTGCAAGATTTATAGAAATGAACTCAGGACTAGGCAAACTCTCCTCCAAATGCCAATGcagagacaaacaaaatgcGAATGAAGGCACCATTGATATTCTTAAACCTGATCCTGACTGCTTACCAATCGTCCAGAAGGTTGTTATTCATCAAACTGATACTCAAAATGGCCCTGATCTGTCCATTAACCTTAGTCAGATAATTGATTTGACTGACGACAATGATGaccaacttttttctttttatgataaAGAATCAGACCCAATTTTCCAGACCTGCAGCCAGTCAAATGCTGTTGGTGTAAGCAACCAGGAGGCGGCGGAACTTTCTGCTGATTCTTCCTCTCCAGAAGAGAGGCATGAGTTTGTATTTGAGGAGAGAGAATCTGAGTTGGACCATGCACAAGAAAAGCTGCCATCAACAGGAGCTGTGCAGTCGAGTGATCCAATGTGTGGTACCCAGCTAACCAAATTTGATCCTTCcaattttattgaaacaaataaactaaCTCAGTGTTTTAACCAGAAAGAAATCTGCGAACAAGCTCCTTTAACATCTGACGACCAGGCTGAATCaccttcagaaaacaaaactcaagtTAATGACGCCACCAGCCAGACATCCTTGAACCTTGTCATTAATAggataaaaacagagaagagaCAAAGGAATCTTGACCAATATTTCCAAACTCTAAAGAAACGTAAATGTAGACTGCCTGTTGCCTCAGATACAGATCACAACTCCGAAGCTCAAGAGTCAGCctctgaaggaaaaactgtAGAATTGGTGTTGTACGGAGCTGGGCAACCAGAGAAGAGTTCTCCATCCAGCAAAGACGATGTCCTGGTTTCTTCTCAAATAAAAGCATCGTATGAAAAACTCAAACCTCCTGAAATTCTGTCTGTGAAATTAGACCCTTTGGGAATGGACTCCTCTCCAGCTGATCCCACAAGGGACTACTCAATCAAACAgcttatttatgaaaaatggaGGAGCAGTATTCCAACTATGAGTGGATCAGGTTTTTTTcggcacaaaaacaaactgaaaaggCAAACCAGTTTGCCTGCTGTAATTTCCAAGGAGAGCACAAAAGAGCAGGCACAGACAATCTCCCCTAAACTGAGATTCTCTGATAGAACTAAAAAGTTCATTCAGagtttaaagaagaagaaaaggagggcCCTCGCAGATCGCCTTACACGggaagaaacaaagagaaggCGCTACAGTGTCACCCTTGAGAGGCCTGAACATCAGCAGGGAGGTGAAACCAGTGACAAGAAGCCGGTCCATGACAATATTGTCTTGAAGTTCAATGTCCTGCCAAACACCTTTAACTTGGCAGATGGGCCTGTTGAGACGGAGGAGGCAGCTGAACCTGTTCCAG ataAGTTGAAACCAGTAGaagaaaaagatacattttataAGAAAGGTGCagcaaaag CAACCTGGTATCCAAGTGAACCAAAGCAATACAAGCCACTATGCGTCTCTAAGAATGTCAGCCTCTTCCATGAGTATCAGAAGAAATACAAGGAGAAGACATGCACATTGACAGATGATTGA
- the etfbkmt gene encoding electron transfer flavoprotein beta subunit lysine methyltransferase — protein MWLFPSTTPWCGFLSAPKCYRRVKGFLKPYAQTSSRRRASETCLSYEDIRSFISENTEVVAGGSLTPEIKLRLFTPNCRFWRERPELWPFSDPYWAIYWPGGQALSRYILDNPDVCRDGSVLDLGSGCGASSIAAKLCGAVHVVANDIDPVAAVVTKLNCELNKVEPPDCVTDDIIGSDRAGFDLILLGDMFYDETLSDGLHKWLDRCIKSHGSKVLIGDPGRAHFEGHDIRKLLHHVAQFELPESVRQENYGLTSSHVWCYHSKL, from the exons ATGTGGCTTTTTCCATCAACAACGCCTTGGTGTGGATTTCTATCGGCACCTAAATGTTACCGACGTgttaaaggatttttaaagcCTTATGCACAAACAAGCAGCCGGAGACGCGCCTCAGAAACCTGTCTTTCATACGAGGACATCAGAAGTTTTATATCAGAGAACACGGAGGTAGTCGCGGGAGGGAGCCTGACGCCTGAGATAAAGCTGAGATTGTTTACTCCCAACTGCAGGTTCTGGAGAGAACGACCAGAACTCTGGCCTTTCAGCGACCCGTACTGGGCAATTTATTGGCCAGGAGGACAGGCGCTGTCAAG GTACATCCTGGACAACCCTGATGTTTGTCGGGATGGATCCGTGCTGGATCTGGGGAGCGGCTGTGGAGCCTCATCCATCGCTGCTAAACTCTGTGGTGCTGTTCATGTGGTGGCCAATGATATCGACCCCG ttgCAGCTGTTGTGACCAAGTTGAATTGTGAACTGAACAAAGTGGAGCCACCAGATTGCGTGACAGACGACATAATTGGTTCGGATCGGGCCGGCTTTGACTTGATCCTCCTGGGCGACATGTTCTATGACGAAACGCTCTCGGACGGCCTTCATAAATGGCTGGACCGCTGCATCAAAAGCCATGGCTCCAAAGTCCTAATTGGGGATCCTGGGAGAGCCCATTTTGAGGGACATGACATCCGGAAGCTCCTGCATCATGTAGCCCAGTTTGAGTTGCCTGAGAGTGTTAGGCAGGAGAACTACGGCCTCACATCCAGCCATGTTTGGTGCTATCATAGCAAGCTCTGA